Proteins encoded within one genomic window of Anopheles gambiae chromosome 3, idAnoGambNW_F1_1, whole genome shotgun sequence:
- the LOC1272635 gene encoding uncharacterized protein LOC1272635 isoform X2 has product MDTMTFDDEPPPEPREGWLLVRVFVPELNVHKSLQFPSDKIVWDVKQQCLASLPKELKESFNYGLFSPPSNGKAGKFLDEERRLGDYPFNGPVGYLELKYKRRVYKMLNLDERQLKALHTRANLRRFIECINSGQVEKIAKMCAKGLDPNFHCQETGETPLTIATGSKKPNKLLIALVNGGALLDYRTRDGATALHRAVERDSLEAVSTLLELGASPNYRDTKGLTPVYLSVTRKTDPKISEVLLHDHATLGIQDSQGWQEVHQACRNGLVHHLEHLLFYGADMDGQNASGNTPLHVCAVNNQEACARMLLFRGANRGALNYANQTPYQVAVIAGNLELAEMIQNYKNEDIVPFRGPPRYNPRRRSGLGWGSTLSRIYGGPPSPCPSEHPFSSASSSLSEGSSHRSHEDDISIVTDKSLGDTSDIISDSSGVGTNSDSAACSIGHPSTTVVCMEGYDAGLSGHIHIQPGDVIEVVGSTDCGLLEGFVRGTNKTGFFPASCVQEVQFRQKSIINVSTSTPHHHYLINTSSNEIVSHNLQQQLHQQQQQQQQQQQQHQQHQQHQQQQQQQQQPSLFEQQQHTQLHYNSQTAPRMKKSIIGEPRTVVLHRAKRGFGFILRGAKASSPLMQLKPSPRCPALQYLDDVDPGGVADIAGLKPGDFLLAINSEDVTCASHEHVVDLIRNSGSLVSMTVVTLSQNLINSMMLEASEIGSQHSSGSGMSTPISSRQCSTLPRRMNSGPPGSNCKQPAPMPPRRDPKTTLSVGRARAKSMVAGLEGGGEKGTDDDELLSATKSTSAESIHQAQTQLLQAQQQCHSAIGTPTQTGPGTPVQPRTASIKSRPTSSRITAAELEELFQRQQGADANRCSMLMSSSRFQSTGFDSGAGTPPISPQKGPIVYASVAEMKRKKSSKAGMGTLKGRPIPIPQVGSDLKRTFHSTPDLASMSSSNQNGGSSLHYGSSSGTGSQLAINANGWYNTVGHKGHRSQDDMHSLHMSLQRLNLPPPNHPPPPPPVGQVVKVDVSRGSEYECLTALRKHIAQKAKVQSQVQEAEVMSSFKPASNAKLYASPQDIRNVGYRTVNVAGATTSPSLTGSTSAAGNNSASSCGSNGSNTNSNVELCKSGSLRSNASSTININSSAVTGSVINNVTTVTISGNGNVATNSTSSNQYAQPGRPGADTQQQIAQPQALYKSPPNSAPPLPEPDYSLSESDPDEDNSVRLVRTHIKTNGDLKTQNPGMAAETSGNSNTSGSSTGSSSMPQSFSVEEIQKIRTKLKSSKSYPNDFLRQQNSQPSQPGVEHGASGGVPHEEGDNSSSGVSSDQEITITCNDTAKQPKPSFPKQMVGTTVLKTNVTTSTLAAAGTGASGLIESKKVTLHLGASADTKLQHNNNLTERRNDAADNDDADQDDNDSPSPPATGFQRHNSLTRKQAATIAANRAKANQQNIQQRHAVTLATLPPPIEAADSDEADTWSHPLQSSGGDGAAQLVEGAGMVVLAPPPEFSDSTVSHITGPISGGVSINVQPHHSHQHTHQHHQHQHVHHHHQHTGSGGSLALGGHNPNCKRVRIVGAVPKVNRMNSQ; this is encoded by the exons GAATTAAAAGAAAGCTTCAATTATGGATTATTCTCCCCACCATCAAACGGTAAAGCTGGTAAATTCCTGGATGAAGAACGGCGATTAGGAGACTACCCTTTTAATGGACCAGTGGGCTACCTAGAG CTCAAATATAAGCGACGCGTCTACAAGATGCTCAACTTAGATGAACGCCAACTGAAAGCTTTGCACACACGTGCTAACCTTCGACGCTTCATTGAGTGCATCAATAGCGGTCAGGTGGAAAAAATCGCCAAGATGTGTGCCAAAGGATTGGATCCCAATTTTCATTGCCAGGAAACGGGTGAAACGCCACTTACTATTGCCACTGGTTCAAAGAAGCCGAACAAGCTACTGATCGCGCTCGTAAACGGTGGTGCTCTATTGGACTATCGAACCCGTGACGGCGCCACTGCGTTACATAGAGCCGTAGAACGCGACAGTCTAGAAGCGGTCAG CACGCTTTTGGAATTAGGAGCATCTCCAAACTATCGTGATACGAAAGGCCTAACACCTGTTTATCTATCTGTTACGCGGAAAACAGATCCCAAAATCAGTGAAGTACTTTTACATGATCATGCGACACTAGGCATTCAAGACAGTCAAGGGTGGCAGGAAGTGCATCAG GCTTGTCGGAACGGGTTAGTTCATCATTTAGAGCATTTATTGTTCTACGGTGCGGATATGGATGGTCAAAACGCTTCCGGCAATACGCCGCTGCATGTTTGCGCTGTTAACAATCAGGAGGCTTGTGCTAGAATGCTACTTTTTCGTGGTGCCAACCGAGGCGCATTAAACTATGCCAACCAGACGCCGTACCAG GTTGCCGTTATTGCCGGTAATCTAGAGCTGGCAGAAATgattcaaaattacaaaaacGAGGATATTG TCCCGTTCCGTGGACCACCACGATATAATCCCAGGCGTCGATCCGGGTTAGGCTGGGGATCGACGTTATCTCGCATATATGGTGGACCACCGTCCCCCTGCCCGTCCGAGCATCCATTCAGTTCTGCTAGTTCCAGCCTGTCTGAGGGTTCCAGCCATCGAAGCCATGAAGATGACATCAGTATCGTGACAG ATAAAAGCCTGGGAGATACAAGCGATATCATCAGCGACTCTTCTGGTGTCGGAACAAATTCTGACAGTGCTGCCTGCTCCATAGGTCATCCAAGCACAACTGTTGTTTGCATGGAAGGATACGATGCCGGGCTTTCAGGacatatacacatacaacCAGGCGATGTGATTGAAGTGGTCGGTTCCACCGACTGTGGTTTACTGGAAGGTTTTGTACGTGGTACAAACAAGACGGGTTTCTTTCCGGCCAGCTGTGTGCAAGAAGTGCAGTTTCGCCAGAAGAGTATTATAAACGTTTCCACCTCAACACCTCACCATCACTATCTGATAAATACTAGTAGTAATGAAATAGTCAGTCATAATCTACAACAACAATtgcatcagcaacaacaacagcaacaacagcaacagcagcagcatcagcagcatcagcagcatcagcagcaacaacaacaacaacaacagccatcTTTGTttgaacagcagcaacacactcAGCTTCATTATAACAGCCAAACAGCACCAAGAATGAAAAAATC AATTATTGGAGAGCCTCGGACAGTAGTGCTACATCGTGCCAAACGCGGTTTCGGATTCATTCTTCGAGGAGCAAAAGCTTCTTCGCCATTGATGCAGCTCAAACCATCGCCACGTTGTCCGGCATTGCAATATTTAGATGATGTTGATCCAGGAGGTGTGGCAGATATTGCTGGTCTGAAGCCAGGGGACTTCCTATTAGCC ATTAACAGTGAAGATGTAACATGTGCATCACACGAGCACGTGGTTGATTTGATCCGCAATTCCGGTTCGCTGGTGTCAATGACGGTTGTTACACTATCACAAAATCTTATAAACTCTATGATGCTGGAAGCATCCGAGATAGGAAGTCAACATTCCTCCGGATCGGGCATGAGTACTCCAATATCATCCCGACAGTGTTCGACGCTTCCCCGGCGTATGAATAGTGGCCCACCGGGAAGTAACTGTAAGCAACCTGCGCCAATGCCTCCCCGTCGTGACCCAAAGACTACACTGAGCGTAGGACGAGCGCGGGCAAAATCGATGGTGGCAGGCTTAGAAGGTGGTGGAGAAAAAGGTACAGACGACGATGAACTATTGAGTGCGACCAAATCAACTTCCGCGGAATCGATTCATCAAGCACAGACTCAACTGTTGCAAGCACAACAACAGTGCCACTCGGCTATTGGAACACCCACACAGACAGGACCGGGTACGCCCGTTCAACCTCGTACAGCTAGTATCAAGTCGCGTCCAACATCTAGTCGAATAACGGCCGCGGAATTGGAAGAGCTATTCCAGCGCCAACAAGGGGCTGATGCAAACCGCTGTTCTATGCTAATGTCAAGCTCAAGATTCCAATCAACTGGATTTGACAGTGGTGCTGGTACACCGCCGATTTCACCACAAAAGGGACCGATCGTGTATGCCAGCGTTGCTGAAATGAAGCgcaaaaaatcatccaaagcGGGAATGGGCACGCTAAAAGGACGTCCTATACCGATACCCCAGGTCGGTTCGGATCTAAAACGGACCTTCCACAGTACACCTGATCTAGCATCAATGTCTTCGTCCAATCAGAACGGTGGATCATCGTTGCACTATGGAAGCAGTTCCGGAACTGGATCGCAGCTGGCAATCAACGCTAACGGGTGGTATAACACCGTTGGTCACAAGGGGCACCGATCTCAGGACGATATGCACAGTCTGCACATGTCCCTGCAAAGACTGAATCTTCCACCACCAAACCATCCACCTCCACCCCCGCCAGTGGGGCAAGTTGTAAAAGTGGATGTTTCTCGGGGCTCCGAGTATGAATGTCTTACCGCCTTACGGAAGCATATAGCCCAGAAAGCCAAAGTTCAATCCCAAGTGCAGGAAGCAGAAGTTATGTCCAGTTTCAAACCAGCATCGAATGCCAAACTGTACGCTTCCCCTCAGGATATTCGAAACGTTGGTTATCGTACGGTTAACGTCGCTGGGGCTACTACTTCACCATCACTCACGGGTTCAACATCGGCTGCTGGAAACAACAGTGCCTCTTCTTGTGGTAGTAATGGAAGTAACACGAACTCCAATGTGGAG CTCTGCAAATCTGGTTCACTTCGGTCAAATGCTAGCTCGACGATCAACATAAACTCTAGCGCCGTAACAGGTTCCGTAATTAATAACGTGACAACAGTAACGATCAGTGGAAATGGAAACGTTGCCACTAATAGTACGTCTTCAAATCAGTACGCTCAACCTGGTCGCCCGGGCGCAGATACTCAACAACAAATTGCCCAACCACAAGCACTTTATAAATCTCCACCTAATAGTGCACCTCCACTACCCGAGCCAGATTACAGTTTGAGTGAATCAGATCCGGATGAGGATAACTCGGTACGTTTGGTGCGTACgcatattaaaacaaatggagatcttaaaacacaaaatccaGGAATGGCAGCCGAAACAAGTGGCAACAGTAACACAAG TGGTAGCTCGACCGGCTCCAGCTCTATGCCCCAATCATTCTCGGTGGAAGAAATACAGAAGATTCGCACGAAACTAAAATCGTCTAAATCGTACCCGAACGACTTCTTACGGCAACAAAACAGCCAGCCATCTCAACCGGGTGTAGAACACGGTGCATCGGGCGGTGTGCCTCACGAAGAAGGCGATAATTCATCGTCTGGTGTAAGCAGCGATCAAGAAATAACGATCACTTGTAACGATACAGCCAAGCAGCCAAAACCGTCATTCCCCAAGCAGATGGTTGGTACCACTGTTTTAAAGACAAATGTCACCACCTCTACCCTAGCAGCCGCAGGAACTGGAGCAAGTGGCTTGATTGAATCAAAAAAAGTGACATTGCATCTAGGGGCATCCGCCGATACGAAGttgcaacacaacaacaatctcaCCGAACGAAGAAATGATGCTgctgataatgatgatgctgatcaAGATGATAATGATAGTCCTAGCCCACCTGCGACTGGATTCCAGCGGCATAATTCACTCACCCGGAAACAGGCAGCCACCATTGCCGCAAATCGTGCGAAGGCAAACcaacaaaatatacagcaaCGGCATGCAGTAACGTTAGCTACCTTACCGCCCCCAATTGAGGCAGCCGACTCCGACGAAGCTGACACTTGGTCACATCCTCTTCAATCTTCAGGTGGTGATGGCGCCGCACAATTAGTCGAGGGTGCTGGCATGGTGGTTTTAGCACCACCTCCAGAATTTAGCGATTCAACCGTCAGCCATATTACTGGTCCAATTTCCGGTGGTGTTAGCATTAACGTGCAACCACATCACTCCCATCAACATacgcatcagcatcatcagcatcaacatgtacatcatcatcatcaacatacGGGAAGCGGCGGATCACTCGCGCTTGGTGGTCACAATCCAAATTGCAAGCGCGTCCGTATTGTTGGTGCGGTGCCGAAAGTAAATCGTATGAACAGTCAGTAA
- the LOC1272635 gene encoding uncharacterized protein LOC1272635 isoform X5, translated as MDTMTFDDEPPPEPREGWLLVRVFVPELNVHKSLQFPSDKIVWDVKQQCLASLPKELKESFNYGLFSPPSNGKAGKFLDEERRLGDYPFNGPVGYLELKYKRRVYKMLNLDERQLKALHTRANLRRFIECINSGQVEKIAKMCAKGLDPNFHCQETGETPLTIATGSKKPNKLLIALVNGGALLDYRTRDGATALHRAVERDSLEAVSTLLELGASPNYRDTKGLTPVYLSVTRKTDPKISEVLLHDHATLGIQDSQGWQEVHQACRNGLVHHLEHLLFYGADMDGQNASGNTPLHVCAVNNQEACARMLLFRGANRGALNYANQTPYQVAVIAGNLELAEMIQNYKNEDIDKSLGDTSDIISDSSGVGTNSDSAACSIGHPSTTVVCMEGYDAGLSGHIHIQPGDVIEVVGSTDCGLLEGFVRGTNKTGFFPASCVQEVQFRQKSIINVSTSTPHHHYLINTSSNEIVSHNLQQQLHQQQQQQQQQQQQHQQHQQHQQQQQQQQQPSLFEQQQHTQLHYNSQTAPRMKKSIIGEPRTVVLHRAKRGFGFILRGAKASSPLMQLKPSPRCPALQYLDDVDPGGVADIAGLKPGDFLLAINSEDVTCASHEHVVDLIRNSGSLVSMTVVTLSQNLINSMMLEASEIGSQHSSGSGMSTPISSRQCSTLPRRMNSGPPGSNCKQPAPMPPRRDPKTTLSVGRARAKSMVAGLEGGGEKGTDDDELLSATKSTSAESIHQAQTQLLQAQQQCHSAIGTPTQTGPGTPVQPRTASIKSRPTSSRITAAELEELFQRQQGADANRCSMLMSSSRFQSTGFDSGAGTPPISPQKGPIVYASVAEMKRKKSSKAGMGTLKGRPIPIPQVGSDLKRTFHSTPDLASMSSSNQNGGSSLHYGSSSGTGSQLAINANGWYNTVGHKGHRSQDDMHSLHMSLQRLNLPPPNHPPPPPPVGQVVKVDVSRGSEYECLTALRKHIAQKAKVQSQVQEAEVMSSFKPASNAKLYASPQDIRNVGYRTVNVAGATTSPSLTGSTSAAGNNSASSCGSNGSNTNSNVELCKSGSLRSNASSTININSSAVTGSVINNVTTVTISGNGNVATNSTSSNQYAQPGRPGADTQQQIAQPQALYKSPPNSAPPLPEPDYSLSESDPDEDNSVRLVRTHIKTNGDLKTQNPGMAAETSGNSNTSGSSTGSSSMPQSFSVEEIQKIRTKLKSSKSYPNDFLRQQNSQPSQPGVEHGASGGVPHEEGDNSSSGVSSDQEITITCNDTAKQPKPSFPKQMVGTTVLKTNVTTSTLAAAGTGASGLIESKKVTLHLGASADTKLQHNNNLTERRNDAADNDDADQDDNDSPSPPATGFQRHNSLTRKQAATIAANRAKANQQNIQQRHAVTLATLPPPIEAADSDEADTWSHPLQSSGGDGAAQLVEGAGMVVLAPPPEFSDSTVSHITGPISGGVSINVQPHHSHQHTHQHHQHQHVHHHHQHTGSGGSLALGGHNPNCKRVRIVGAVPKVNRMNSQ; from the exons GAATTAAAAGAAAGCTTCAATTATGGATTATTCTCCCCACCATCAAACGGTAAAGCTGGTAAATTCCTGGATGAAGAACGGCGATTAGGAGACTACCCTTTTAATGGACCAGTGGGCTACCTAGAG CTCAAATATAAGCGACGCGTCTACAAGATGCTCAACTTAGATGAACGCCAACTGAAAGCTTTGCACACACGTGCTAACCTTCGACGCTTCATTGAGTGCATCAATAGCGGTCAGGTGGAAAAAATCGCCAAGATGTGTGCCAAAGGATTGGATCCCAATTTTCATTGCCAGGAAACGGGTGAAACGCCACTTACTATTGCCACTGGTTCAAAGAAGCCGAACAAGCTACTGATCGCGCTCGTAAACGGTGGTGCTCTATTGGACTATCGAACCCGTGACGGCGCCACTGCGTTACATAGAGCCGTAGAACGCGACAGTCTAGAAGCGGTCAG CACGCTTTTGGAATTAGGAGCATCTCCAAACTATCGTGATACGAAAGGCCTAACACCTGTTTATCTATCTGTTACGCGGAAAACAGATCCCAAAATCAGTGAAGTACTTTTACATGATCATGCGACACTAGGCATTCAAGACAGTCAAGGGTGGCAGGAAGTGCATCAG GCTTGTCGGAACGGGTTAGTTCATCATTTAGAGCATTTATTGTTCTACGGTGCGGATATGGATGGTCAAAACGCTTCCGGCAATACGCCGCTGCATGTTTGCGCTGTTAACAATCAGGAGGCTTGTGCTAGAATGCTACTTTTTCGTGGTGCCAACCGAGGCGCATTAAACTATGCCAACCAGACGCCGTACCAG GTTGCCGTTATTGCCGGTAATCTAGAGCTGGCAGAAATgattcaaaattacaaaaacGAGGATATTG ATAAAAGCCTGGGAGATACAAGCGATATCATCAGCGACTCTTCTGGTGTCGGAACAAATTCTGACAGTGCTGCCTGCTCCATAGGTCATCCAAGCACAACTGTTGTTTGCATGGAAGGATACGATGCCGGGCTTTCAGGacatatacacatacaacCAGGCGATGTGATTGAAGTGGTCGGTTCCACCGACTGTGGTTTACTGGAAGGTTTTGTACGTGGTACAAACAAGACGGGTTTCTTTCCGGCCAGCTGTGTGCAAGAAGTGCAGTTTCGCCAGAAGAGTATTATAAACGTTTCCACCTCAACACCTCACCATCACTATCTGATAAATACTAGTAGTAATGAAATAGTCAGTCATAATCTACAACAACAATtgcatcagcaacaacaacagcaacaacagcaacagcagcagcatcagcagcatcagcagcatcagcagcaacaacaacaacaacaacagccatcTTTGTttgaacagcagcaacacactcAGCTTCATTATAACAGCCAAACAGCACCAAGAATGAAAAAATC AATTATTGGAGAGCCTCGGACAGTAGTGCTACATCGTGCCAAACGCGGTTTCGGATTCATTCTTCGAGGAGCAAAAGCTTCTTCGCCATTGATGCAGCTCAAACCATCGCCACGTTGTCCGGCATTGCAATATTTAGATGATGTTGATCCAGGAGGTGTGGCAGATATTGCTGGTCTGAAGCCAGGGGACTTCCTATTAGCC ATTAACAGTGAAGATGTAACATGTGCATCACACGAGCACGTGGTTGATTTGATCCGCAATTCCGGTTCGCTGGTGTCAATGACGGTTGTTACACTATCACAAAATCTTATAAACTCTATGATGCTGGAAGCATCCGAGATAGGAAGTCAACATTCCTCCGGATCGGGCATGAGTACTCCAATATCATCCCGACAGTGTTCGACGCTTCCCCGGCGTATGAATAGTGGCCCACCGGGAAGTAACTGTAAGCAACCTGCGCCAATGCCTCCCCGTCGTGACCCAAAGACTACACTGAGCGTAGGACGAGCGCGGGCAAAATCGATGGTGGCAGGCTTAGAAGGTGGTGGAGAAAAAGGTACAGACGACGATGAACTATTGAGTGCGACCAAATCAACTTCCGCGGAATCGATTCATCAAGCACAGACTCAACTGTTGCAAGCACAACAACAGTGCCACTCGGCTATTGGAACACCCACACAGACAGGACCGGGTACGCCCGTTCAACCTCGTACAGCTAGTATCAAGTCGCGTCCAACATCTAGTCGAATAACGGCCGCGGAATTGGAAGAGCTATTCCAGCGCCAACAAGGGGCTGATGCAAACCGCTGTTCTATGCTAATGTCAAGCTCAAGATTCCAATCAACTGGATTTGACAGTGGTGCTGGTACACCGCCGATTTCACCACAAAAGGGACCGATCGTGTATGCCAGCGTTGCTGAAATGAAGCgcaaaaaatcatccaaagcGGGAATGGGCACGCTAAAAGGACGTCCTATACCGATACCCCAGGTCGGTTCGGATCTAAAACGGACCTTCCACAGTACACCTGATCTAGCATCAATGTCTTCGTCCAATCAGAACGGTGGATCATCGTTGCACTATGGAAGCAGTTCCGGAACTGGATCGCAGCTGGCAATCAACGCTAACGGGTGGTATAACACCGTTGGTCACAAGGGGCACCGATCTCAGGACGATATGCACAGTCTGCACATGTCCCTGCAAAGACTGAATCTTCCACCACCAAACCATCCACCTCCACCCCCGCCAGTGGGGCAAGTTGTAAAAGTGGATGTTTCTCGGGGCTCCGAGTATGAATGTCTTACCGCCTTACGGAAGCATATAGCCCAGAAAGCCAAAGTTCAATCCCAAGTGCAGGAAGCAGAAGTTATGTCCAGTTTCAAACCAGCATCGAATGCCAAACTGTACGCTTCCCCTCAGGATATTCGAAACGTTGGTTATCGTACGGTTAACGTCGCTGGGGCTACTACTTCACCATCACTCACGGGTTCAACATCGGCTGCTGGAAACAACAGTGCCTCTTCTTGTGGTAGTAATGGAAGTAACACGAACTCCAATGTGGAG CTCTGCAAATCTGGTTCACTTCGGTCAAATGCTAGCTCGACGATCAACATAAACTCTAGCGCCGTAACAGGTTCCGTAATTAATAACGTGACAACAGTAACGATCAGTGGAAATGGAAACGTTGCCACTAATAGTACGTCTTCAAATCAGTACGCTCAACCTGGTCGCCCGGGCGCAGATACTCAACAACAAATTGCCCAACCACAAGCACTTTATAAATCTCCACCTAATAGTGCACCTCCACTACCCGAGCCAGATTACAGTTTGAGTGAATCAGATCCGGATGAGGATAACTCGGTACGTTTGGTGCGTACgcatattaaaacaaatggagatcttaaaacacaaaatccaGGAATGGCAGCCGAAACAAGTGGCAACAGTAACACAAG TGGTAGCTCGACCGGCTCCAGCTCTATGCCCCAATCATTCTCGGTGGAAGAAATACAGAAGATTCGCACGAAACTAAAATCGTCTAAATCGTACCCGAACGACTTCTTACGGCAACAAAACAGCCAGCCATCTCAACCGGGTGTAGAACACGGTGCATCGGGCGGTGTGCCTCACGAAGAAGGCGATAATTCATCGTCTGGTGTAAGCAGCGATCAAGAAATAACGATCACTTGTAACGATACAGCCAAGCAGCCAAAACCGTCATTCCCCAAGCAGATGGTTGGTACCACTGTTTTAAAGACAAATGTCACCACCTCTACCCTAGCAGCCGCAGGAACTGGAGCAAGTGGCTTGATTGAATCAAAAAAAGTGACATTGCATCTAGGGGCATCCGCCGATACGAAGttgcaacacaacaacaatctcaCCGAACGAAGAAATGATGCTgctgataatgatgatgctgatcaAGATGATAATGATAGTCCTAGCCCACCTGCGACTGGATTCCAGCGGCATAATTCACTCACCCGGAAACAGGCAGCCACCATTGCCGCAAATCGTGCGAAGGCAAACcaacaaaatatacagcaaCGGCATGCAGTAACGTTAGCTACCTTACCGCCCCCAATTGAGGCAGCCGACTCCGACGAAGCTGACACTTGGTCACATCCTCTTCAATCTTCAGGTGGTGATGGCGCCGCACAATTAGTCGAGGGTGCTGGCATGGTGGTTTTAGCACCACCTCCAGAATTTAGCGATTCAACCGTCAGCCATATTACTGGTCCAATTTCCGGTGGTGTTAGCATTAACGTGCAACCACATCACTCCCATCAACATacgcatcagcatcatcagcatcaacatgtacatcatcatcatcaacatacGGGAAGCGGCGGATCACTCGCGCTTGGTGGTCACAATCCAAATTGCAAGCGCGTCCGTATTGTTGGTGCGGTGCCGAAAGTAAATCGTATGAACAGTCAGTAA